The Hevea brasiliensis isolate MT/VB/25A 57/8 chromosome 1, ASM3005281v1, whole genome shotgun sequence genome has a window encoding:
- the LOC131169044 gene encoding rust resistance kinase Lr10-like — translation MKNKHRETLSISLYLNSMIGERLIFVLLLISQMICSATETNQCAPSSCGNNHNISYPFRLQTDPNHCGKHEYELSCENNFTVLNLFRGRYYVQAINYNNFTIRLVDAGVHRHDCSSFPRFPLVYYKIGPYSRYMDWSERSYTMLSEMIFFIKCPNPVSSPVYVDTDACFLRGFNSSVSTHYSYVYIGDMEAVDLMEMCSVEMFTLFPVLAKKNMSFIEIHRELAFGFQLSWFNINCKKCYAESCYLDSRNRVRCTGNLFMEIIYRIIWMLPPILVILGMLFAARNLCGTPCVIAFFIYKWRRRHLSGYNTIEEFLQSHNNLMPIRYSYSDIRKITTGFKEKLGEGGFGFVYKGKLRSGQFAAIKLLGKSKANGQDFINEVATIGRIHHANIVKLIGFCAEGSKFALIYEFMSNGSLDNYIFCQEGSISLSWEKLYEISLGVARGIEYLHQGCDMQILHFDIKPHNILLDENFTPKISDFGLAKLYPTKGSIASLTAARGTIGYMAPELFYKNIGRVSYKADVYSFGMLLLEIAGKRKNLNATAENLSQIYYPFLVYDQLSSGKLTIEDSSEEENKLARKMIITGLWCIQMQPCNRPPMNKVLDMLEGDLESLELPPRPLLYPAESMNMDGGESSSISSDVTP, via the exons ATGAAGAACAAACACAGAGAAACGCTATCGATCTCTCTCTACTTGAATTCAATGATTGGAGAAAGGCTCATCTTCGTTTTGCTGCTTATCTCCCAAATGATTTGCAGTGCTACGGAAACAAATCAGTGTGCTCCGTCTTCATGTGGCAATAACCACAACATTAGTTACCCTTTCCGATTACAAACTGATCCAAACCATTGCGGAAAACATGAATATGAGCTTTCTTGTGAAAATAATTTCACAGTGTTAAATCTATTCAGAGGAAGATACTATGTGCAGGCCATCAACTACAATAACTTCACTATCCGACTGGTGGATGCCGGCGTTCATCGACATGATTGCTCCTCCTTTCCTCGCTTTCCTTTAGTTTATTATAAGATTGGTCCATATAGCCGATATATGGATTGGTCAGAAAGATCATATACCATGTTATCGGAGATGATTTTTTTCATCAAGTGCCCAAATCCAGTGTCCTCTCCTGTTTACGTGGACACCGATGCTTGCTTTTTACGCGGATTCAACTCTTCTGTATCCACGCACTACTCCTATGTGTATATAGGAGACATGGAGGCAGTCGATTTGATGGAGATGTGCAGTGTGGAGATGTTCACTTTGTTTCCTGTTCTGGCAAAGAAGAATATGTCCTTTATTGAAATTCACAGGGAACTTGCATTTGGGTTTCAGCTTTCGTGGTTCAACATCAACTGTAAAAAATGTTATGCTGAGAGTTGCTATCTGGACAGCAGAAACCGCGTTCGATGCACAG GTAATCTCTTCATGGAAATCATCTATAGAATCATAT GGATGCTCCCACCGATTTTGGTTATCCTTG GAATGCTTTTTGCTGCAAGAAACTTATGTGGGACTCCATGTGTGATagcatttttcatttataaatggCGAAGGAGACATTTATCAGGATACAATACCATTGAAGAATTCCTTCAGAGTCACAATAACCTTATGCCCATAAGATATTCTTATTCAGACATTAGGAAGATTACTACAGGTTTCAAGGAAAAGTTGGGAGAAGGAGGCTTTGGTTTTGTGTATAAAGGAAAGCTTCGAAGTGGTCAATTTGCAGCTATAAAGTTGTTGGGTAAATCTAAAGCCAATGGACAAGATTTTATCAACGAGGTTGCTACTATTGGGAGGATCCACCATGCCAATATAGTAAAATTAATTGGTTTTTGTGCTGAGGGATCAAAGTTTGCTCTTATATATGAATTCATGTCCAATGGGTCTCTTGATAATTACATTTTTTGTCAAGAAGGATCTATTTCTTTAAGTTGGGAAAAATTATATGAGATATCTCTTGGAGTGGCACGTGGCATTGAATATCTACATCAAGGTTGTGACATGCAAATCCTCCATTTTGACATCAAGCCTCATAACATTCTTCTGGATGAAAATTTCACACCAAAAATTTCTGATTTTGGGCTGGCTAAACTTTATCCAACCAAGGGGAGCATTGCATCTCTTACGGCTGCAAGGGGAACAATAGGATATATGGCACCAGAGTTATTCTACAAAAATATTGGGCGTGTTTCATACAAAGCAGATGTGTACAGTTTTGGAATGTTGTTGTTGGAAATCGCAGGCAAAAGGAAAAACTTAAATGCAACGGCTGAAAATTTGAGTCAAATTTACTATCCATTTTTGGTGTATGACCAACTCTCAAGTGGAAAGTTAACAATAGAAGACTCATCAGAGGAGGAAAATAAATTAGCTAGGAAAATGATTATAACGGGATTGTGGTGTATACAGATGCAACCTTGCAATCGTCCTCCAATGAACAAAGTATTGGACATGCTTGAAGGAGATTTGGAAAGCCTAGAATTGCCTCCAAGGCCTCTTCTATATCCTGCAGAATCAATGAATATGGATGGAGGAGAATCGTCATCAATATCAAGTGATGTGACACCTTAG
- the LOC110666634 gene encoding rust resistance kinase Lr10, with protein MASNSKEMNVSLICLLWLIVLLVDHGLCLDDCNTSTCGSYGPPVRFPFRIKGRQPFHCGYPQSEFHLSCSEKNDTVLELANWGKLFIHDIDYNFQVIYANDPAEVCLPRRLLNFNLSVSPFHFMDYAYERTLFNCSSKGGSDPIPCLSRPQYQVYAVYSGSSIGDLDLLSCTKIRDISPVPYDYFYSQESILGLSWDNPKCKHCEVKGKYCRLKSNNTTSETQCYGMLIFKPRKGATIKFVETGVILGSILLVAAVILLYRSYRFNKIERQYQSKIENFLDDYKSFKPTRYSYDDIKRMTNQFKDELGSGAYGAVFRGKLSDEILVAVKVLNNSKGNGEEFVNEVGTIGKIHHVNVVRLIGFCADGFRRALVYEYLPNDSLQKFISSADTKNHFLGWKRLQDIALGIAKGIEYLHQGCDQRILHFDIKPHNILLDHDFNPKISDFGLAKFCAKDQSAVSMTTARGTIGYIAPEVFSRNFGNVSYKSDVYSFGMLVLEMVGGRKIVDVAEGNDEQIYFPEWIYNLLEEGEDLRFEIEEEGDAKIAKKLAIVGLWCIQWNPADRPSMKVAVHMLEGEGENLPTPPNPFSSSVPTKTKARIPGRRLLQELEVISEVE; from the exons ATGGCGAGTAATTCAAAAGAAATGAATGTATCTTTGATTTGCTTGTTGTGGTTGATTGTATTGCTTGTAGATCATGGATTATGCCTTGATGATTGCAATACATCAACATGTGGTAGCTACGGCCCGCCCGTCCGATTTCCCTTCCGAATCAAAGGCAGGCAACCATTCCACTGTGGATATCCTCAATCTGAGTTTCACCTTTCTTGCTCAGAGAAGAACGATACTGTTCTGGAGCTCGCCAATTGGGGGAAACTCTTCATCCATGACATTGATTATAACTTTCAAGTTATTTATGCTAATGATCCAGCTGAAGTTTGTCTTCCAAGAAGGCTTTTGAACTTCAATCTATCTGTTTCTCCCTTCCATTTTATGGATTACGCGTATGAAcgcaccttattcaattgctctTCAAAAGGAGGTTCAGACCCAATCCCCTGCCTTAGTCGTCCACAATATCAAGTCTATGCCGTTTATTCAGGGAGTTCTATCGGTGACCTTGACCTGTTGTCTTGCACCAAGATACGTGATATTTCACCAGTTCCATATGATTATTTCTATTCCCAGGAAAGTATTCTTGGTTTGAGTTGGGACAATCCCAAGTGTAAACATTGTGAAGTTAAAGGCAAGTACTGCAGATTGAAGAGCAACAACACCACATCTGAAACTCAATGCTATGGCATGCTCATTTTCAAGCCACGTAAAG GGGCAACAATCAAATTTGTAGAAACAG GTGTAATCCTAGGTTCTATCCTTCTCGTAGCAGCAGTCATTCTACTCTACCGCTCATACAGGTTCAACAAAATAGAAAGACAATATCAGTccaagattgaaaattttttggaTGACTACAAATCTTTCAAGCCTACTAGATATtcctatgatgatattaagaggatGACTAACCAATTTAAAGACGAATTAGGATCAGGAGCTTATGGAGCTGTGTTCAGAGGAAAGCTATCGGACGAAATTTTGGTAGCTGTTAAAGTCCTCAACAACTCCAAAGGAAACGGAGAGGAGTTCGTCAATGAAGTTGGAACAATAGGTAAAATCCACCATGTCAATGTGGTTCGCTTGATTGGATTCTGTGCTGACGGGTTTAGAAGAGCTCTGGTTTACGAGTACCTGCCAAATGATTCTCTACAGAAATTCATCTCTTCAGCAGACACCAAGAACCATTTCCTTGGATGGAAAAGGCTGCAAGATATTGCTCTTGGCATTGCTAAAGGAATTGAATATCTTCATCAGGGGTGTGATCAGAGAATCCTCCACTTCGATATCAAACCACATAACATCCTGCTTGATCATGACTTCAATCCCAAAATCTCAGATTTTGGATTGGCTAAGTTCTGTGCTAAGGATCAGAGTGCAGTGTCCATGACAACGGCTAGAGGGACCATTGGCTACATCGCACCTGAAGTGTTCTCAAGGAACTTTGGGAATGTTTCCTACAAGTCAGATGTTTATAGCTTTGGGATGTTAGTGTTAGAAATGGTTGGAGGAAGGAAAATTGTTGATGTAGCAGAAGGAAATGATGAGCAAATATACTTCCCAGAATGGATTTACAATCTTTTAGAAGAAGGAGAAGACCTCAGGTTCGAGATTGAGGAAGAGGGAGATGCTAAAATTGCAAAGAAACTTGCAATTGTGGGACTCTGGTGCATTCAGTGGAACCCAGCAGATCGTCCCTCTATGAAAGTTGCTGTTCATATGTTGGAAGGGGAAGGAGAGAATCTACCAACACCTCCCAATCCTTTTAGCTCTTCAGTTCCAACAAAAACAAAGGCAAGAATACCAGGGAGACGACTTCTCCAAGAGTTGGAGGTTATCTCAGAAGTAGAGTAA
- the LOC110666637 gene encoding rust resistance kinase Lr10, with protein MIILIKCPNRVYSPLYVDTAPCVLRGFNSSASTHYYYVNIGDMLASDLKELCSVEMMSLFPVSARENMSFIEIHRELVFGFQLSWHRILCEKCNGSCYLDSRNRFQCMYADRTSNNFKEIMAEIKWMLDQILVYLGMLLAARNLCGTPCVIAFFIYKWRRRHLSGYNTIEEFLQSHNNLMPIRYSYSNIRKITGGFKEKLGEGGFGSVYKGKLRSGQFVAVKILDKSKADGQDFINEVATIGKIHHVNVVRLIGFCADRTKQALIYEFMSKGSLNNYIDCHKGSISLSWEKLYEISLGVAHGIEYLHQGCDMQILHFDIKPHNVLLDENFTPKISDFGLAKFYPTKGSIASLTAKRGTLGYMAPEIFYKNIGRVSNKADVYSFGQLVLEIADRGKKVNGFAASLSEVYSPFRVYDQLSSGNLPIEDTAEEENIKARKMIITGLWCVQFQPSDRPAMNKVVEMLEGDIESLQMPPRPVLFPVDSVTTESNSLAENPSQGTLGNILLSVVGEG; from the exons ATGATTATTTTGATCAAGTGCCCAAATCGAGTGTACTCTCCTCTTTACGTGGACACAGCTCCTTGTGTTTTGCGTGGATTCAACTCTTCTGCATCGACGCACTACTATTATGTAAATATAGGAGACATGCTGGCATCCGATTTGAAGGAGTTGTGCAGCGTGGAGATGATGAGTTTGTTTCCAGTTTCCGCAAGGGAGAACATGTCGTTTATTGAAATTCACAGGGAACTTGTATTTGGGTTTCAGCTTTCCTGGCACCGCATCTTATGTGAAAAATGTAATGGTAGTTGCTATCTGGACAGCAGGAACCGCTTTCAATGCATGTACGCAGACCGGACGA GTAATAACTTCAAGGAAATCATGGCTGAAATCAAAT GGATGCTTGACCAGATTTTGGTTTATCTTG GAATGCTTCTTGCTGCAAGAAACTTATGTGGGACTCCATGTGTGATagcatttttcatttataaatggCGAAGGAGACATTTATCAGGATACAATACCATTGAAGAATTCCTTCAGAGTCACAACAATCTTATGCCAATAAGATATTCTTATTCAAACATTAGGAAGATTACTGGAGGTTTTAAGGAAAAGTTGGGAGAAGGAGGCTTTGGTTCTGTGTATAAAGGAAAGCTTCGTAGTGGTCAATTTGTTGCAGTAAAGATATTGGATAAATCTAAAGCTGATGGACAAGATTTTATCAATGAAGTTGCTACTATTGGGAAGATTCATCATGTTAACGTGGTACGATTAATTGGTTTTTGTGCCGACAGAACAAAACAAGCTCTTATATATGAATTCATGTCTAAAGGGTCTCTTAATAATTATATTGATTGTCATAAAGGATCCATTTCTTTAAGTTGGGAAAAACTATATGAGATATCCCTTGGAGTTGCTCATGGCATTGAATATCTACATCAAGGTTGTGACATGCAAATACTTCATTTTGACATCAAACCTCACAATGTTCTTCTTGATGAAAATTTCACTCCAAAGATTTCTGATTTTGGCCTTGCTAAATTTTATCCAACCAAAGGAAGCATCGCATCTCTTACGGCTAAAAGGGGAACATTAGGATATATGGCACCAGAGATATTCTACAAAAACATTGGACGTGTCTCAAATAAAGCAGATGTGTATAGCTTTGGACAGTTGGTGTTAGAAATTGCAGATAGAGGGAAGAAAGTAAATGGATTTGCTGCAAGTTTAAGTGAAGTTTATAGTCCATTTCGGGTTTATGACCAACTCTCTAGTGGAAATTTACCAATAGAAGACACAGCGGAAGAGGAAAATATAAAAGCTCGAAAAATGATTATAACAGGACTATGGTGCGTACAGTTTCAACCTTCCGATCGTCCAGCAATGAACAAAGTTGTAGAGATGCTTGAAGGAGATATTGAAAGCCTACAAATGCCTCCTAGGCCTGTTCTATTTCCTGTAGATTCAGTGACTACAGAATCGAATAGCCTGGCTGAAAATCCAAGTCAAGGAACCTTAGGAAATATTCTGCTCAGTGTGGTGGGGGAAGGCTAA
- the LOC131183109 gene encoding uncharacterized protein LOC131183109 yields the protein MAQKMPESVLKATNIDSRLSYLKRQFYALHEIKEKGSGFGWGDKQKMVTGDRAVFDEWVKSHKDAKGLFRKPFSFYDIFEEIYAKDRATGVSAADRVDAENNQSTNCISESNPADDDASGQFIGTSQDPPSGSKKQKRKFEEIEKVQGQFIDMMQQIMKHDQEVMTQLASTLSRNERSDRTKLQQAIAMFLSLEDVDEKSEFVRMILGYF from the exons ATGGCTCAAAAAATGCCTGAAAGTGTTTTGAAAGCTACTAACATAGATTCTAGATTGtcttatttgaaaagacaattttATGCTCTTCATGAAATTAAGGAGAAAGGTAGTGGATTTGGATGGGGTGATAAGCAAAAAATGGTCACGGGTGATAGAGCAGTATTTGATGAATGGGTgaag AGTCACAAGGATGCAAAAGGGTTATTCAGGAAACCCTTTTCATTTTATGATATTTTTGAAGAAATCTATGCTAAAGATAGAGCAACTGGAGTTAGTGCTGCTGATCGAGTAGATGCAGAAAACAATCAGTCCACTAATTGCATAAGTGAAAGTAATCCTGCAGATGATGATGCTAGTGGACAATTTATTGGAACATCTCAAGATCCACCTTCTGGGAGCAAAAAgcaaaagagaaaatttgaagaaattgaaaaagtgCAAGGACAATTCATAGACATGATGCAACAAATTATGAAACATGATCAAGAGGTAATGACTCAATTAGCAAGCACTCTTTCACGAAATGAGAGGAGCGATAGAACTAAACTTCAACAAGCAATTG CTATGTTCTTGAGTTTGGAAGATGTGGATGAAAAGTCTGAATTTGTTCGCATGATCCTTGGTTACTTTTGA
- the LOC131183108 gene encoding uncharacterized protein LOC131183108, translating into MEGWEGLAADGRILRDALNRRYSLKVPHGYYYLVDAGYTNCEGFLTPYRGQRYHLNEWRDGRHPVSPEEFFNMKHSASRNVIERFFGLLKMRWKILWSTCCYGIDTHIDIITACCLLHNLIRKEMQYDPLEVALNDVMEQNAGQGNDEENYIDVIEPSNE; encoded by the exons GATGGGAAGGTTTAGCTGCTGATGGGAGAATACTTAGAGATGCTCTTAACAGAAGATATTCATTAAAAGTACCTCATG gttATTATTATCTTGTTGATGCTGGTTATACCAATTGCGAAGGATTTCTTACTCCTTATAGAGGGCAACGGTATCACCTCAATGAGTGGAGAGATGGCCGACATCCTGTAAGTCCTGAAGAATTTTTTAACATGAAACATTCGGCTTCTAGGAATGTGATCGAGAGATTTTTTGGTCTACTTAAAATGAGATGGAAGATCCTTTGGAGTACTTGTTGCTATGGAATTGATACACATATAGATATCATAACTGCTTGTTGTCTTCTTCACAATCTCATTAGAAAAGAAATGCAATATGACCCTTTGGAAGTTGCATTAAATGATGTAATGGAGCAAAATGCAGGACAAGGAAATGATGAAGAAAATTACATTGATGTGATAGAGCCTTCAAATGAGTGA